In the genome of Blastocatellia bacterium, one region contains:
- a CDS encoding NADH-quinone oxidoreductase subunit D codes for MQDQEVINEHEPLFDAEEMVLNMGPQHPSTHGVLRVILKLDGETVTDLDCDIGFLHRGVEKIAEHDTYAMITPYWDRLDYVAAVSNDLLYVEAVEKLLQVEVPKRAQYLRVILTELQRLASHLLWLGTHAMDIGAVTVLLYCFREREEILKLFEDFIGARLTAHAFRIGGFWWDAYPEFEQRVRDFLKILPSRIEEYETLLNANRIWLQRTVGIGIISSEDAIDLSLTGPCLRGSGVRYDVRKATPYAAYSDFNFEIPIGENGDTYDRYLVRLEEMKQSALIIEQALDGLPEGPVMAKVPKIIKPPVGDVYHTIEAPKGELGVYLVSDGTGKPYRMRVRPASYINLQSLKKMAVGHLIADVVAIIGTLDIVLGEVDR; via the coding sequence ATGCAAGACCAGGAAGTCATCAACGAACACGAGCCGCTTTTCGACGCCGAAGAGATGGTGCTCAACATGGGGCCGCAGCACCCGAGCACCCACGGCGTCCTGCGCGTCATCCTCAAGCTCGACGGCGAGACCGTCACCGACCTCGACTGTGACATCGGCTTTCTGCACCGCGGCGTCGAGAAGATCGCCGAGCACGACACCTACGCGATGATCACACCCTACTGGGATCGGCTCGATTACGTCGCGGCGGTCTCGAACGACCTGCTCTACGTCGAAGCGGTCGAGAAGCTCTTGCAGGTCGAGGTGCCGAAGCGCGCTCAATACCTGCGGGTCATCCTCACCGAATTGCAGCGCCTGGCCTCGCATCTGCTCTGGCTCGGCACCCACGCGATGGACATCGGCGCGGTGACGGTTTTGCTCTACTGCTTCCGCGAGCGCGAAGAGATTCTGAAGCTCTTTGAAGATTTCATCGGCGCGCGCCTGACCGCGCATGCGTTCCGCATCGGCGGCTTCTGGTGGGACGCTTACCCGGAATTCGAGCAGCGCGTCCGCGACTTCCTGAAGATTCTGCCGTCGCGCATCGAAGAGTACGAAACGTTACTAAACGCCAATCGCATCTGGTTGCAGCGCACCGTCGGCATCGGCATCATCTCGTCGGAAGACGCCATTGACCTGAGCCTGACCGGCCCCTGCCTGCGCGGCTCGGGCGTGCGCTACGACGTGCGCAAGGCAACGCCTTACGCGGCCTATTCCGACTTTAACTTCGAGATTCCCATCGGCGAGAACGGCGACACCTATGACCGTTACCTCGTCCGCCTGGAAGAGATGAAGCAGTCGGCGCTGATCATCGAGCAGGCGCTCGACGGCCTGCCCGAAGGCCCGGTGATGGCCAAGGTGCCGAAGATCATCAAGCCGCCGGTGGGCGATGTCTATCACACCATCGAAGCGCCCAAAGGCGAGCTCGGCGTCTATCTGGTGAGCGACGGCACGGGCAAGCCATATCGCATGCGCGTTCGCCCGGCGTCATACATCAATTTGCAATCGCTCAAGAAGATGGCCGTCGGCCACCTGATTGCCGACGTCGTCGCCATCATCGGCACGCTCGACATCGTGCTCGGCGAAGTGGATAGATGA